One Cervus canadensis isolate Bull #8, Minnesota chromosome 1, ASM1932006v1, whole genome shotgun sequence genomic window carries:
- the WNT9B gene encoding protein Wnt-9b, whose translation MRPPPALALAALCLLALPAAAAAAYFGLTGREVLTPFPGLGTAAPAQGGAHLKQCDLLKLSRRQKQLCRREPGLAETLQDAAHLSLLECQFQFRHERWNCSLEGRTGLLKRGFKETAFLYAVSAAALTHTLARACSAGRMERCTCDDSPGLESRQAWQWGVCGDNLKYSTKFLNNFLGPKRGSKDLRARVDAHNTHVGIKAVKSGLRTTCKCHGVSGSCAVRTCWKQLSPFRETGQVLKLRYDSAVKVSSATNEALGRLELWAPASPGSPTKGPAPRPGDLVYMEDSPSFCRPSKYSPGTGGRLCSREASCSSLCCGRGYDTQSRLAAFSCHCRVQWCCYVECQQCVREELVYTCKH comes from the exons CCTGACTGGGCGGGAGGTCCTGACGCCCTTCCCCGGGCTGGGCACCGCTGCTCCGGCACAGGGTGGGGCCCACCTGAAGCAGTGCGACCTCCTGAAGTTGTCCCGCCGGCAGAAGCAGCTCTGCCGGCGGGAGCCAGGCCTGGCCGAGACCCTGCAGGACGCCGCACACCTCAGCCTGCTCGAGTGCCAATTTCAGTTCCGGCATGAGCGCTGGAActgcagcctggaggggaggacaGGGCTGCTCAAGAGAG GTTTCAAGGAGACGGCCTTCCTCTATGCGGTGTCCGCGGCCGCCCTCACGCACACTCTGGCCCGGGCCTGCAGCGCTGGCCGCATGGAGCGGTGCACCTGTGATGACTCCCCGGGTCTCGAGAGCCGGCAGGCCTGGCAGTGGGGCGTGTGTGGCGACAACCTCAAGTACAGCACCAAGTTCCTAAACAACTTCCTAGGGCCCAAGAGAGGAAGCAAAGACCTGCGGGCGCGGGTAGACGCCCACAACACCCACGTGGGCATCAAG GCCGTGAAGAGTGGCCTCCGGACCACGTGTAAGTGCCACGGCGTGTCAGGCTCCTGCGCTGTGCGCACCTGCTGGAAGCAGCTGTCCCCGTTCCGCGAGACGGGCCAGGTGCTAAAGCTGCGCTACGACTCGGCCGTCAAGGTGTCCAGTGCCACCAACGAGGCCTTGGGCCGCCTGGAGCTGTGGGCACCGGCCAGCCCAGGCAGCCCCACCAAGGGCCCGGCGCCGCGGCCTGGGGACCTGGTCTACATGGAGGACTCCCCCAGTTTCTGCCGGCCCAGCAAGTACTCACCTGGCACGGGGGGCAGGCTGTGCTCCCGCGAGGCCAGCTGCAGCAGCCTGTGCTGCGGGCGGGGCTACGACACCCAGAGCCGCCTGGCGGCCTTCTCCTGCCATTGCCGGGTGCAGTGGTGCTGCTACGTGGAATGCCAGCAGTGTGTGCGGGAGGAGCTTGTGTACACCTGTAAGCACTAG